A genomic region of Cannabis sativa cultivar Pink pepper isolate KNU-18-1 chromosome 1, ASM2916894v1, whole genome shotgun sequence contains the following coding sequences:
- the LOC115705649 gene encoding receptor-like protein kinase 5: MSLFKMNKAHSIPLCSFLFFLFLSHGGVLSQSLQKQEQSVLLRLKQQWGDLPYMSQWIPSSINSSSHCSWPGITCTSNSVTALHLYDANITTPVPSFVCDLKNLTDINLGLNYIPGEFPKSLFNCSKLQYLDLSDNFFVGTIPSDINRMIQLRNLSLAGNSFSGNIPAVIGQLQELRKLELGANQFNGSLPPELGELSNLEILTLSNNKKLSPSTLPSNYTQLKKLVNLFITNANLIGEIPESIGDLTALEFLDLSNNSMSGKIPDGLFKLKNLSVVYLHKNSFSGEIPQVIESLKLTVIDISENKLTGRIPEDFVKLNELTGLALFMNQLSGNIPEGLGKLPGLMDFSLFMNNLSGVLPPDLGKYSSLRTFEVSSNKLEGKLPEQLCSGGILTDVVTYDNNFIGELPKGLGNCSSLNIVKIYNNKFSGNVPSGLWTSLRLSNLMIGNNEFTGVLPEMLAENLSRLEINDNKFSGNIPIGSSSWKNLVVFKASNNSLTGSIPNELTNLQLLTTLLLDQNHLTGDLPSHIQSWRSLSTLDFSRNQISGQIPESLCFLPTLNYLYLSENQLSGEIPSRLGQLRLTDLNLSSNNLIGTIPPEYENGAFADSFLNNPGLCTSSKHLKLKNCSFQSRKRDKLSTPYLVLIIALGAVVFLLFVSFIFFIMRGHGSKKGLESKWKLTSFQRLSFTESKIVSGLKNHNLIGSGGSGKVYRVPVNREGNVVAVKKLWSNNMNVDHKLEKEFLAEVEILSLIRHSNIVKLMCCISSESSKLLVYEYMDNRSLDRWLHGKNNQHITTSPSGLVHDIFLDWPKRLHIAIGAAQGLCYMHHDCVPPVIHRDIKSSNILLDSEFNPKIADFGLAKLLVRQGELATMSTVAGSFGYMAPEYAHTVRINEKIDVYSFGVVLLELATGREAGDGGGDEHSSLSDWAWRHIQEDKPIEDALDPKVKDSHLKEMCWVFNVGIICTATLPMRRPSMKEVVQLLLQCSRPVMGYGEKFATTEYDAAPLLKNSKRENVLDVEDEEDPTFASNV; this comes from the exons ATGAGTCTCTTCAAAATGAATAAAGCCCATTCAATCCCATTATGCagttttctcttctttctttttcttagcCATGGTGGAGTACTCTCCCAGTCATTGCAGAAGCAAGAACAGTCAGTGCTTCTGAGGCTAAAACAGCAGTGGGGAGACCTTCCTTATATGAGTCAATGGATTCCATCATCAATAAACTCTTCTTCTCACTGCTCTTGGCCTGGTATCACCTGCACCTCTAACTCTGTCACCGCTCTGCATCTTTATGATGCAAACATCACCACTCCAGTTCCTTCTTTTGTCTGTGACCTTAAAAACCTCACAGATATTAATCTTGGGCTCAACTACATTCCTGGGGAGTTTCCAAAATCTCTGTTCAACTGTTCAAAGCTTCAATATTTAGACCTCTCCGACAATTTCTTCGTGGGAACCATTCCAAGCGACATCAACCGAATGATTCAGCTCCGGAATCTTTCTCTCGCCGGTAATAGCTTCTCCGGCAACATCCCCGCAGTCATCGGACAGCTtcaagaattgagaaaactcgAACTAGGAGCCAACCAATTCAATGGCTCTTTACCGCCAGAATTAGGTGAATTGTCTAATCTTGAAATACTGACGCTATCCAATAATAAAAAACTTTCGCCGTCAACTCTCCCTTCTAACTATACCCAATTGAAGAAGTTAGTAAATTTGTTTATTACTAATGCGAATTTGATCGGAGAAATACCTGAAAGTATTGGGGATTTGACAGCATTGGAGTTTTTGGATTTATCTAATAATAGCATGAGTGGGAAAATCCCAGATGGGTTgtttaagttgaagaatttaaGTGTGGTTTATCTTCACAAGAACAGTTTTTCTGGGGAGATTCCTCAGGTGATTGAATCTCTGAAATTGACTGTAATTGATATCTCAGAGAACAAGTTAACAGGGAGGATACCAGAAGATTTTGTTAAGCTAAACGAGTTAACGGGTTTGGCTTTGTTCATGAATCAATTATCAGGAAATATTCCAGAGGGGTTAGGCAAACTACCAGGTTTAATGGATTTCAGTCTTTTCATGAACAATTTGTCAGGCGTTTTGCCTCCAGATTTGGGCAAGTATTCAAGCCTCAGAACATTCGAGGTCTCTTCCAATAAGCTTGAAGGAAAACTACCAGAACAACTTTGTTCTGGAGGTATATTAACCGATGTCGTGACTTATGACAACAATTTCATTGGCGAACTACCCAAAGGACTCGGAAATTGCAGCTCTTTGAACATAGTCAAAATTTATAACAACAAATTTTCTGGTAATGTTCCTAGTGGTCTGTGGACATCGTTGAGATTGAGTAACTTAATGATTGGCAACAATGAGTTCACTGGTGTGCTTCCTGAGATGTTGGCTGAGAATCTTTCTCGGCTGGAAATCAATGACAATAAGTTTTCAGGTAACATTCCAATCGGTTCATCTTCCTGGAAAAATTTGGTGGTTTTTAAGGCCAGTAATAACAGCTTGACAGGATCGATTCCAAATGAATTGACCAATCTTCAACTTTTGACAACTCTTTTGCTTGATCAAAACCATCTCACGGGGGATCTTCCATCACATATTCAATCATGGAGGTCCCTTAGCACTCTTGATTTTAGTCGAAACCAAATCTCTGGACAAATTCCTGAAAGCCTTTGTTTCTTGCCTACTCTTAACTATTTATACCTATCAGAAAACCAACTTTCTGGAGAAATTCCATCTCGACTCGGTCAATTGAGGCTCACTGATCTCAATCTCTCTTCCAATAATCTCATTGGAACAATCCCGCCTGAGTATGAGAACGGTGCATTTGCTGACAGCTTCTTGAACAATCCCGGTCTCTGTACAAGCTCCAAGCATTTAAAACTTAAGAATTGTAGTTTCCAATCCAGAAAACGTGACAAACTTTCAACCCCTTATCTTGTGTTGATCATAGCACTAGGTGCAGTGGTCTTCTTGTTATTTGTGTCCTTCATATTCTTCATAATGAGAGGTCATGGGAGCAAAAAAGGACTTGAATCAAAATGGAAGCTAACCTCATTCCAGAGATTATCTTTCACAGAATCAAAGATCGTGTCAGGACTGAAGAACCATAATCTTATTGGAAGTGGAGGCTCTGGTAAAGTCTACCGTGTCCCTGTGAATCGTGAAGGCAATGTTGTCGCCGTAAAAAAACTATGGAGCAACAACATGAATGTAGACCACAAGCTTGAGAAAGAATTCCTTGCGGAAGTGGAGATATTGAGCTTAATTAGACATTCCAACATAGTGAAACTCATGTGCTGCATCTCAAGTGAGAGTTCAAAACTCTTAGTCTATGAGTACATGGATAATCGGAGCTTAGACCGTTGGCTACATGGCAAAAACAATCAGCACATCACTACTTCACCCTCCGGTTTGGTCCATGATATCTTCCTAGATTGGCCCAAGAGGCTACATATAGCAATTGGAGCTGCACAAGGCCTCTGTTATATGCACCATGATTGTGTGCCACCAGTTATCCATAGAGACATTAAATCAAGCAACATCTTGCTAGACTCAGAGTTCAACCCAAAAATCGCAGACTTTGGCCTCGCCAAGTTGTTGGTCAGGCAAGGAGAGCTTGCCACAATGTCTACAGTGGCTGGTTCTTTTGGCTACATGGCTCCAG AGTATGCTCATACAGTAAGAATCAATGAAAAGATCGATGTTTATAGTTTCGGTGTGGTTCTCTTAGAGTTGGCAACAGGGAGAGAAGCGGGTGACGGCGGTGGAGACGAGCATAGCTCTCTCTCTGACTGGGCTTGGCGTCACATCCAAGAAGACAAGCCGATTGAGGATGCTTTGGACCCAAAAGTAAAGGATTCTCACTTGAAAGAAATGTGTTGGGTATTCAATGTGGGGATCATATGTACGGCAACTCTGCCTATGAGGAGGCCTTCCATGAAAGAAGTTGTACAACTCTTGCTCCAATGTAGTCGTCCTGTGATGGGTTATGGCGAAAAGTTCGCCACAACCGAATACGATGCTGCTCCGCTTTTGAAGAACTCAAAGCGTGAGAATGTTTTAGAtgtagaagatgaagaagacccTACTTTTGCTAGCAATGTATGA